From Flavipsychrobacter sp., a single genomic window includes:
- a CDS encoding GNAT family N-acetyltransferase, which translates to MVEIVRIQPEHNQSLYNIIRNSLLEFDIDLNGTVYVDPYLDNMHGHFNVPHKVYYVAVEDGKVLGGSGIAPLDDTNTEVCELQRMFLTKEARGKGVGKQLMETCLKEAKKRGFKQCYLETFEEMQQAIKLYERTGFRHIDHAMGNTGHFACQTRMVIDL; encoded by the coding sequence ATGGTGGAAATAGTACGCATACAACCGGAACACAATCAAAGCTTATACAACATTATTCGTAATAGCCTACTGGAGTTTGATATTGACTTAAATGGTACTGTGTATGTAGATCCCTACTTAGACAATATGCACGGTCATTTCAATGTGCCACACAAAGTGTATTATGTTGCCGTTGAAGACGGTAAGGTTTTAGGAGGCTCGGGCATTGCACCGCTAGACGATACCAACACAGAAGTATGTGAGCTACAAAGAATGTTCTTAACCAAAGAAGCCAGAGGAAAAGGTGTAGGCAAACAACTAATGGAGACCTGCTTGAAAGAAGCTAAGAAACGAGGCTTTAAGCAATGCTACTTGGAAACCTTTGAAGAGATGCAACAAGCTATAAAGCTATATGAACGTACAGGTTTCAGGCATATAGACCATGCTATGGGTAATACAGGACATTTTGCTTGCCAAACCAGAATGGTGATAGACCTATAA